A portion of the Stigmatella aurantiaca DW4/3-1 genome contains these proteins:
- a CDS encoding sensor histidine kinase: MLHDSIDATLLPVLPPDVLEEVKQEGHARTFQPGEPLFVEGMLDYDFFVLLSGEVRISQRVGDEDQILGVYRRGEFVGELSLLSGGPARVTGRAVGMVRTLQVKADTFRQMMAQCSPLAKFAVQGMVARRQEVEAQVRQHEKLAMLGRMAAGLAHELSNPAAAARRSAEQLREKSLAAHHQALTYDSRLTDPQREALLELVSELQASPPKPLDALSQSDLEDALLEWLGIHGMSQAYGRAATFAAAGVDLPHLEVLGASLEGAVLAAGLEWLETLLALAQLADVLEAGTARISSLVSAVSQYTYVDREVPQEVDVHTGLEATLAMFAHRLRGGVTVTRDYDTSLPKLWAHGGELNQVWSNLIENALDAMQDRGILRVSTRRRGDEVHVEIGDDGPGIPGDILARIWEPFFTTKAMGQGTGLGLDIVLRIIERRHGGRIHVESVPGNTFFRVELPVKPELPH; the protein is encoded by the coding sequence ATGCTGCATGACTCCATTGATGCCACGCTGTTGCCCGTGCTCCCCCCAGATGTGCTCGAGGAAGTGAAGCAGGAGGGGCACGCCCGCACGTTTCAGCCGGGCGAGCCTCTTTTCGTCGAGGGCATGCTGGATTACGACTTCTTCGTCCTCCTCTCGGGGGAGGTTCGCATCTCCCAGCGGGTGGGCGACGAGGACCAGATTCTGGGCGTGTACCGGCGGGGCGAGTTCGTTGGAGAGCTCTCCTTGCTCTCGGGTGGGCCCGCCCGGGTGACCGGCCGGGCGGTGGGCATGGTCCGGACGCTCCAGGTGAAGGCGGACACGTTCCGCCAGATGATGGCCCAGTGCTCACCCCTGGCGAAGTTCGCCGTGCAGGGCATGGTGGCGCGCCGGCAGGAGGTGGAGGCGCAGGTCCGCCAGCACGAGAAGCTGGCCATGCTTGGACGCATGGCCGCGGGGTTGGCGCACGAGTTGAGCAACCCGGCGGCGGCGGCGCGGCGCTCGGCCGAGCAACTCCGGGAGAAGAGCCTGGCCGCCCACCATCAAGCCCTGACCTACGACAGCCGGCTCACGGATCCGCAACGCGAGGCGCTCCTCGAACTGGTGAGCGAGCTTCAGGCCTCGCCGCCCAAGCCGCTGGATGCGCTCTCCCAGAGCGATCTGGAGGATGCCCTGCTCGAGTGGCTCGGCATTCATGGCATGAGCCAGGCCTATGGCCGGGCCGCGACCTTCGCGGCCGCGGGGGTGGACCTGCCGCACCTGGAAGTGCTGGGCGCCTCGTTGGAGGGAGCCGTCCTCGCCGCGGGGCTGGAGTGGCTCGAGACACTCCTGGCGCTGGCGCAACTGGCGGACGTGCTGGAGGCGGGCACGGCCCGGATCTCCTCGCTCGTGTCCGCGGTGAGCCAGTACACGTATGTGGATCGCGAGGTGCCCCAGGAGGTGGATGTGCACACCGGCCTGGAGGCCACGCTGGCCATGTTTGCCCATCGCTTGCGCGGCGGCGTGACGGTGACGCGCGACTACGACACCTCGCTGCCGAAGCTGTGGGCGCACGGTGGGGAGCTCAATCAGGTGTGGTCCAACCTCATCGAGAATGCCCTGGATGCGATGCAGGACCGGGGCATCCTGCGCGTGAGCACCCGCCGGCGGGGGGACGAGGTGCATGTGGAGATTGGCGACGACGGGCCTGGAATCCCCGGGGACATCCTGGCGCGGATCTGGGAGCCCTTCTTCACGACCAAGGCGATGGGGCAGGGCACCGGGCTGGGGCTGGACATCGTCCTGCGCATCATCGAGCGCCGCCACGGCGGGCGCATTCACGTCGAGTCGGTGCCGGGCAACACCTTCTTCCGCGTCGAGTTGCCCGTGAAGCCCGAGCTGCCCCACTGA
- the nagZ gene encoding beta-N-acetylhexosaminidase — protein MTLSSPLYRDCARLFMVGFPGPQVDADFAALMKDGIFGAILFKRNVGSAQQTALLCHDIKTRAGRPFILSVDQEGGRVARLRGAPFTTLPSMRELGERGDEALATQTGRLLAHELRAVGFDWDFAPVLDVDTNPANPVIGDRSFSQHAQAVARLAVALARGLEAGGVASCGKHFPGHGDTTTDSHHTLPRLPHDLERLRRVELVPFQAFAQAGLASLMTAHVLFEAIEPDLPATMSPRVLHGLLRQELGFEGVLVSDDLEMKAIANHYSVEEAAVQGTLAGVDLFLVCHSAEVQRRAIEALVKAVESGRVPRARIAEAHQRLGRLEARFAHAAEDRLATLGDSAHRALAEGLASHVAGKDPTEWRA, from the coding sequence GTGACGCTCTCATCACCCCTGTATCGCGACTGTGCCCGCCTCTTCATGGTGGGATTCCCCGGACCCCAGGTGGACGCGGATTTCGCCGCCCTCATGAAGGACGGCATTTTCGGCGCCATTCTCTTCAAACGAAATGTGGGCTCCGCCCAGCAGACCGCCCTCCTCTGCCACGACATCAAAACGCGCGCTGGCAGACCCTTCATTCTCTCGGTGGACCAAGAAGGGGGACGCGTGGCCCGCCTTCGAGGCGCACCCTTCACCACCTTGCCTTCCATGCGCGAGCTGGGGGAGCGGGGGGATGAAGCCCTGGCCACCCAGACCGGACGGCTGTTGGCCCATGAGCTGCGGGCCGTGGGCTTCGACTGGGATTTCGCGCCCGTGCTGGATGTGGACACCAACCCCGCCAACCCTGTCATCGGCGACCGCAGCTTCAGCCAGCACGCCCAAGCGGTGGCCCGGCTGGCCGTGGCGCTCGCGCGAGGGTTGGAAGCAGGCGGCGTGGCCTCGTGTGGCAAACACTTTCCAGGCCACGGGGACACCACCACCGACAGCCACCACACCCTGCCCCGCCTGCCGCATGACCTGGAGCGGCTGCGCCGCGTGGAGCTGGTCCCCTTCCAAGCCTTCGCCCAGGCGGGGCTCGCCTCGCTCATGACGGCCCACGTGCTGTTCGAGGCCATCGAGCCCGACCTGCCCGCCACGATGAGCCCCCGGGTGCTTCACGGGTTGCTGCGCCAGGAGTTGGGCTTCGAGGGGGTGCTCGTCAGCGATGACCTGGAGATGAAGGCCATCGCGAACCATTACTCGGTGGAAGAGGCCGCCGTGCAGGGCACGCTGGCGGGCGTGGATCTCTTCCTGGTGTGCCACAGCGCGGAGGTCCAGCGGCGGGCCATCGAGGCGCTGGTGAAGGCCGTCGAGTCCGGCCGGGTGCCCCGCGCGCGCATCGCCGAGGCGCACCAGCGGCTGGGCCGGTTGGAGGCCCGCTTCGCCCACGCGGCGGAAGACCGGCTGGCCACGCTCGGCGACAGCGCCCACCGGGCGCTGGCCGAGGGGCTCGCCAGTCATGTCGCTGGCAAAGATCCGACCGAATGGCGGGCGTAG
- a CDS encoding cyclic nucleotide-binding domain-containing protein yields the protein MKDTLRQYKNRAAELFSQGNLEGALSEYQSVMESAPDDATSRQRVAELLQMLGRRQESLATYEVLATVWAKRGWVLRALALCKVILQIDPTHERTQQLLATLHAQLLETPSAQVAPPKPLEPRPAPLASPPSLGRTPRIPIFSQLSGSEFLSLIGDLELRVFATGETLVEQGQASSSMFAIVEGSVGLIRHLKSGGQRTVAFMGEGDLFGELALVTDGPSRSSVKALERTVVLELTSDRVAQLIRRTPSVGQMLQTFHRERLLSQTISTHALFRGLSREQKEAMTRDFQLCSVPVGKTLVEQGQPVDALYLLLNGHCQVVLDEDTERASPLPALEEGDVFGEISMLLNVPATVTVRADSRCTLLRLDREACERHLFHQPGLRELLTRLAAERLHRTSRAHFSAPQAGGGGGAPGP from the coding sequence ATGAAGGACACGCTGCGCCAGTACAAGAACAGGGCCGCCGAGCTCTTCTCCCAGGGAAACTTGGAAGGAGCGCTCTCGGAGTACCAGAGTGTCATGGAGTCGGCACCAGATGACGCGACCAGCCGGCAGCGTGTGGCCGAGCTGCTTCAGATGCTGGGCCGCCGTCAGGAGTCCCTGGCCACCTATGAAGTCCTGGCGACCGTGTGGGCCAAGCGCGGCTGGGTGCTGCGCGCGCTGGCCTTGTGCAAGGTCATTCTTCAGATCGATCCCACCCATGAGCGGACCCAACAATTGCTTGCGACCTTGCATGCCCAGCTGCTCGAGACCCCTTCGGCACAGGTGGCCCCGCCCAAGCCGCTGGAGCCGCGTCCTGCCCCCTTGGCGTCTCCTCCCTCGCTGGGCAGGACGCCGCGCATCCCCATCTTCTCGCAGCTCAGCGGCAGCGAGTTCCTGTCGTTGATTGGAGACCTGGAACTGCGTGTCTTCGCCACGGGGGAGACCCTCGTCGAGCAGGGACAAGCCTCCAGCTCCATGTTCGCCATCGTGGAAGGAAGCGTGGGGCTCATCCGGCACCTGAAGTCCGGCGGGCAGCGCACGGTGGCGTTCATGGGGGAGGGGGACCTGTTTGGTGAGCTGGCGCTCGTCACGGATGGGCCGAGCCGCTCGAGCGTCAAGGCCCTGGAGCGCACGGTGGTGCTGGAGTTGACCTCGGACCGGGTCGCCCAGCTCATCCGGCGCACCCCGTCCGTGGGGCAGATGTTGCAGACCTTCCACCGGGAGCGCCTGCTGTCGCAGACGATCAGCACCCACGCCCTGTTTCGCGGGCTCTCCCGGGAGCAGAAGGAGGCGATGACGCGCGACTTCCAGCTCTGCTCGGTGCCCGTGGGCAAGACCCTCGTCGAGCAGGGGCAGCCGGTGGATGCCCTGTACCTGCTGCTGAATGGCCACTGCCAGGTGGTGCTCGATGAGGACACGGAGCGTGCGAGCCCCCTGCCCGCGCTGGAAGAAGGAGACGTGTTCGGGGAGATCTCCATGCTGCTGAACGTGCCGGCGACGGTCACCGTCCGGGCGGACTCCCGCTGCACGCTGTTGCGGCTGGACCGCGAGGCCTGCGAGCGGCACCTGTTCCATCAGCCCGGGCTGCGCGAGCTGCTCACACGGCTGGCCGCCGAGCGCCTCCATCGCACGTCCCGCGCCCACTTCAGCGCTCCGCAGGCCGGTGGGGGTGGGGGCGCTCCGGGCCCCTGA
- a CDS encoding Crp/Fnr family transcriptional regulator yields MSHAPLLARIPLFENLQAEDLEHLSTLLHTRHCAKGDVIFQQGDEGADLYIVRAGQVAIRLHSPEGKEVILTLLGSGEVFGELSLLDGEPRSTHAVAREETVLLSLRREDFHRFLDTRPQVARSLLATLSRLVRRVTQHVHDATFLDARTRLVRVLLDLSRNQGEPRGQGVAIRQRLTQSELANLCGLTRESTNKWLRFYVREGMLSYEAGQITLLKPELFVREQG; encoded by the coding sequence TTGTCGCACGCACCGCTGCTGGCTCGGATTCCCCTTTTTGAGAACCTTCAAGCCGAGGACCTCGAGCACCTGTCCACCCTCTTGCACACGCGGCACTGCGCCAAGGGGGATGTCATCTTCCAGCAGGGCGATGAGGGGGCGGACCTCTACATCGTCCGGGCGGGCCAGGTGGCCATCCGCTTGCATTCTCCCGAGGGCAAGGAGGTCATCCTCACCCTGCTGGGCAGCGGGGAAGTCTTCGGCGAGCTGTCGCTGCTGGATGGGGAGCCGCGCTCCACCCACGCCGTGGCCCGGGAGGAGACCGTCCTGCTGAGCCTGCGCCGGGAGGACTTCCACCGGTTCCTGGACACGCGCCCTCAGGTGGCCCGAAGCCTGCTCGCCACCTTGAGCCGGTTGGTGCGGCGGGTGACCCAGCACGTCCATGACGCCACCTTCCTCGATGCGCGCACCCGCTTGGTCCGTGTCCTGCTGGACCTGTCCCGGAACCAGGGCGAGCCCCGGGGCCAGGGCGTCGCCATCCGGCAGCGGCTCACCCAGTCCGAGCTGGCCAACCTGTGCGGCCTGACCCGGGAGAGCACCAACAAGTGGCTCCGCTTCTATGTGCGGGAGGGGATGCTCTCCTACGAGGCGGGACAGATCACCCTGCTGAAACCGGAGCTGTTCGTCCGGGAGCAGGGATAG
- a CDS encoding RIO1 family regulatory kinase/ATPase has translation MHEALQVLLTDGVIDDVAARLKSGKEADVYIVTQGGQYVAAKIYKERNQRNFKNNAGYKEGRLVRNSRTQRAMDKGSRFGQAAAEEEWKATESEALSKLFAAGVRVPSPVMFYEGVLLMELVVDAEGQPAPRLVDATFSNAEAAEDYYRDLRQQAVRMLCCDIIHGDLSAYNILLGAHGPTIIDFPQIVSAAANSRAEFFFKRDLENLRQFFAGFAPSLNGRAGDSTEIWKAYVRRELTPDYEPSGRVAPEFRGSREGGRPGGRPPREGGRPPPFRDRRPAPVQQAAASVPAPAPAEVEDEFALLRQGGGERPKVAQGARNGKGGERPHRQGPGGPRGGPPGRSHAQHRPHEPRPPGNAPHRPREARPAGGPPRRPPESRPAGAPPAEAGAFRSGEGRGPRGDRRSPSHGSGRSSSPQAGGRPPPPAQGGGRPAHAGSHGGRPAHVGPHGGRPAHAGQEPRGERSQGAFPPSRQAGQGRRGASPAVSYVSRVAESASDGSSEES, from the coding sequence ATGCACGAAGCGCTCCAGGTCCTTCTTACCGATGGCGTGATTGATGATGTGGCCGCCCGCCTCAAGAGTGGCAAGGAGGCCGACGTCTATATTGTCACCCAGGGTGGCCAGTACGTCGCGGCAAAGATCTACAAGGAGCGCAACCAGCGCAACTTCAAGAACAACGCGGGCTACAAGGAAGGGCGTCTTGTCCGCAATAGCCGCACCCAGCGGGCGATGGACAAGGGCAGCCGCTTTGGGCAGGCCGCCGCCGAGGAGGAGTGGAAGGCGACCGAGTCCGAGGCGCTCTCCAAGCTGTTCGCGGCGGGCGTGCGGGTGCCCTCGCCGGTGATGTTCTATGAGGGCGTGTTGCTGATGGAGCTGGTGGTGGACGCCGAGGGCCAGCCCGCCCCGCGCCTGGTGGATGCCACGTTCAGCAACGCCGAGGCCGCGGAGGACTACTACCGGGATCTGCGGCAGCAGGCCGTGCGGATGCTCTGCTGCGACATCATTCATGGCGACCTGAGCGCGTACAACATCCTGCTGGGGGCCCATGGGCCCACCATCATCGACTTCCCGCAGATCGTCTCCGCGGCGGCCAACAGCCGGGCGGAGTTCTTCTTCAAGCGCGACCTGGAGAACCTCCGCCAGTTCTTCGCCGGCTTTGCTCCCAGCCTGAACGGACGGGCCGGTGATTCGACGGAGATCTGGAAGGCCTATGTGCGGCGCGAGCTGACGCCGGACTACGAGCCCAGTGGCCGCGTGGCGCCCGAGTTCCGGGGCTCGCGCGAGGGGGGGCGTCCGGGAGGCCGTCCTCCCCGAGAGGGTGGACGCCCCCCGCCTTTCCGGGACCGTCGTCCCGCGCCCGTGCAGCAGGCCGCCGCCTCCGTGCCCGCGCCTGCTCCCGCCGAGGTGGAGGACGAGTTCGCGCTCCTGAGGCAGGGCGGCGGCGAACGGCCCAAGGTGGCCCAGGGCGCACGGAACGGGAAGGGTGGCGAGCGGCCGCACCGGCAGGGCCCTGGAGGCCCCCGGGGAGGCCCCCCAGGCCGCTCCCATGCGCAGCACCGGCCCCACGAACCGCGTCCGCCGGGCAATGCCCCGCATCGGCCCCGTGAGGCCCGTCCCGCGGGAGGCCCCCCTCGGCGTCCCCCGGAGTCCCGCCCTGCCGGAGCCCCTCCCGCGGAGGCTGGGGCTTTCCGGTCCGGGGAGGGACGCGGGCCCCGGGGCGACCGCCGCTCTCCTTCCCATGGCTCGGGCCGCTCATCGAGTCCTCAGGCCGGAGGCCGTCCTCCCCCTCCCGCTCAGGGAGGAGGGCGTCCCGCGCACGCGGGTTCCCATGGAGGGCGTCCCGCGCACGTGGGTCCCCATGGAGGGCGTCCCGCGCACGCGGGGCAAGAGCCCCGGGGCGAGCGCTCCCAGGGGGCTTTTCCTCCCTCTCGCCAGGCAGGGCAGGGCCGGCGCGGTGCCTCTCCCGCGGTGTCCTATGTGTCCCGCGTGGCGGAATCCGCTTCGGACGGCTCCTCCGAGGAGTCCTGA
- a CDS encoding ATP-binding protein has product MSLRRLAASAPGRYAIAVLSVGLALLLQKAAWPFMPTSPFLFFFLAVMFSGWWGGWGPGLLSIGLAALLADHFFLSPANSLSVTAGDGVALSLFTVLSLLMTRLNTALRQTSMERAVLLERERLARARAETEQARFHALLMQAPAIVALFQGADHVLTLSNPLSTALLGQRALLGKPLRESVPELAPQGFLALMDRVYSAGAPYTGQETSWSFLQADGSTKTYVLDLVLQPIRDVHGRIDGVACFAFDRSESVLARQRMEELNTALKRSKEQYQGFVSQSTEGIFRLETHQPLPIAQPVQAQVDAILEHGYIAECNDAMARMYGLESAAALTGTRLGKLLVREDPHNQESIKAFIRGGYRLEEAESHEATHDGRPRVFINNLVGVIEKEHLVSAWGTQRDVTEQRRAEEALRHSEERLRIAVNSAAIGTWDLNLVTGAYQCDERCRQLFGLSTAVSLRIDAIRSGVYPEDLERFERELARAFTPSSGGDFRIEYRTLGTEDGVARWVSVHGRAFFNEQARAVRFTGTVLDVSERRRTEASTRFLAEASAVLSSSLDYENTLSNVARLTVPELADWCTVDLKPPGEPFRRVAVATAVPEDAEFARQVKNIHLDLEKYSAHPSAQAFLRQQPVLIEQIHLERFLENARSDEHTRLIRTLQPLSFIAVPLVERGRAFGVLSFFSTRSGRRYTARDLTFLEELAHRMALSVENARLYREAQEAIRLRDEFLSIASHELKTPLTPLSLKLQMLSREVKRQPDSPLRRSVEDYIVIGTRQVKKLSELVSDLLDVTRIAGGRLRLEPEPVTLDLLIREVAARYEPEAARLGSRLQLELQGSVEGHWDRLRLEQVITNLVDNAIKYGAGKPIHVGLHTRENQAWLHVRDEGIGIAPQYLSSIFGRFERAVSERHYGGLGLGLYITRTIVEAMGGSIHAESVLGEGATFTLALPLTPGESAAQDSSEEPSEADSATRDT; this is encoded by the coding sequence ATGAGCCTTCGTCGCCTCGCGGCCTCTGCTCCCGGACGGTACGCCATCGCGGTGCTGAGCGTCGGGCTGGCCCTGCTGCTGCAAAAGGCCGCCTGGCCTTTCATGCCCACCAGCCCCTTTCTGTTCTTCTTCCTGGCGGTGATGTTTTCCGGCTGGTGGGGAGGGTGGGGGCCAGGCCTGCTGAGCATCGGGCTCGCGGCCCTGTTGGCGGACCACTTCTTCCTGTCCCCCGCGAACTCCCTGAGCGTGACCGCGGGCGACGGGGTCGCGCTGAGCCTCTTCACCGTGCTGTCCCTGCTGATGACCCGGCTGAACACCGCGCTGCGCCAGACGAGCATGGAGCGGGCGGTCTTGCTGGAGCGCGAGCGCCTGGCCCGGGCCCGGGCAGAGACCGAGCAGGCACGCTTTCATGCGCTGCTCATGCAGGCCCCCGCCATCGTGGCCCTCTTTCAGGGAGCGGACCACGTCTTGACCCTGTCCAACCCGCTGAGCACCGCGCTGCTCGGGCAGCGGGCGCTCCTGGGCAAGCCCCTGCGGGAGTCCGTGCCCGAGCTGGCGCCCCAGGGCTTCCTCGCGCTCATGGACCGCGTCTATTCGGCCGGAGCGCCCTACACGGGCCAGGAGACCTCCTGGAGCTTCCTCCAGGCAGACGGCTCGACGAAGACCTACGTCCTGGACCTCGTCCTCCAGCCCATCCGGGATGTGCACGGCCGGATCGACGGCGTGGCCTGCTTCGCCTTCGATCGCTCCGAGTCGGTCCTCGCGCGCCAGCGAATGGAGGAACTGAATACCGCGCTGAAGCGAAGCAAGGAGCAGTACCAGGGCTTCGTCAGCCAGAGCACCGAGGGCATCTTCCGCCTCGAGACCCACCAGCCCCTGCCCATCGCGCAGCCGGTGCAAGCGCAGGTGGACGCCATCCTGGAGCACGGGTACATCGCCGAGTGCAACGACGCGATGGCACGGATGTATGGTCTGGAGAGCGCGGCGGCCCTGACGGGAACCCGGCTGGGAAAGCTGCTCGTGCGGGAGGATCCGCACAACCAAGAGTCCATCAAGGCCTTCATCCGCGGCGGCTACCGGCTGGAGGAGGCGGAGTCCCACGAAGCCACCCACGACGGACGTCCCCGGGTGTTCATCAACAACCTCGTCGGAGTCATCGAGAAGGAGCACCTGGTCTCGGCCTGGGGCACCCAGCGCGACGTGACCGAGCAACGGCGGGCCGAGGAGGCACTGCGCCACAGCGAGGAGCGGCTGCGCATCGCGGTGAACTCGGCCGCCATCGGCACCTGGGATTTGAACCTGGTCACGGGGGCCTACCAATGTGACGAGCGGTGCCGGCAACTCTTCGGCCTGTCCACGGCGGTCTCCCTGCGCATCGATGCCATCCGCTCGGGCGTGTACCCAGAGGATCTGGAGCGCTTCGAGCGGGAGCTCGCGCGCGCCTTCACCCCATCGAGCGGGGGCGACTTCCGCATCGAGTACCGCACGCTCGGCACCGAGGATGGCGTGGCGCGCTGGGTGTCGGTGCACGGGCGGGCCTTCTTCAACGAGCAGGCGCGGGCCGTGCGTTTCACCGGCACGGTGCTGGATGTCTCGGAGCGGCGGCGCACGGAGGCCAGCACGCGGTTTCTCGCCGAGGCCAGCGCCGTGCTGTCCTCCTCGCTGGACTACGAAAACACCCTGAGCAACGTGGCCCGGCTCACCGTCCCCGAGCTGGCCGACTGGTGCACCGTGGACCTGAAACCACCGGGGGAGCCTTTCCGCCGCGTCGCGGTGGCCACCGCCGTCCCGGAGGACGCCGAGTTCGCGCGGCAGGTAAAGAACATCCACCTCGACCTCGAAAAATACAGCGCCCATCCGTCCGCGCAGGCGTTCCTCCGGCAACAACCGGTCCTCATCGAGCAGATCCACCTCGAGCGCTTCCTCGAGAACGCCCGGAGCGATGAGCACACACGGCTGATCCGGACCCTCCAGCCCCTCTCCTTCATCGCCGTGCCGTTGGTGGAACGGGGCCGGGCCTTCGGCGTGCTCAGCTTCTTCTCCACCCGTTCGGGCCGGCGTTACACGGCCCGGGACCTGACGTTCCTCGAGGAGTTGGCACACCGCATGGCGCTCTCCGTCGAGAACGCGCGGTTGTACCGCGAGGCCCAGGAGGCCATCCGGCTGCGCGACGAGTTCCTCTCCATCGCCAGCCACGAACTGAAGACGCCCCTGACCCCGCTGAGCCTGAAGCTACAAATGCTCTCACGGGAGGTGAAGCGCCAACCCGACTCCCCCCTGCGGCGCTCGGTGGAAGACTACATCGTCATCGGGACGCGTCAGGTGAAGAAGCTGTCCGAGCTGGTGAGCGACCTGCTGGACGTGACGCGCATTGCCGGAGGGCGGCTCCGGTTGGAGCCCGAGCCCGTGACGCTGGACCTGCTCATCCGCGAGGTGGCCGCGCGCTACGAGCCCGAGGCCGCCCGGTTGGGCTCGCGCCTGCAACTCGAACTCCAGGGGTCCGTCGAAGGCCACTGGGACCGGCTCCGGTTGGAGCAGGTCATCACCAACCTCGTGGACAACGCCATCAAGTACGGGGCTGGCAAACCCATCCACGTCGGCCTGCACACCCGCGAGAACCAGGCCTGGCTGCACGTCCGGGACGAAGGCATCGGCATCGCGCCGCAATACCTGTCGAGCATCTTCGGCCGCTTCGAGCGCGCCGTGTCCGAGCGCCACTATGGCGGCCTGGGCCTGGGGCTCTACATCACCCGCACCATCGTGGAAGCCATGGGCGGAAGCATCCACGCCGAGAGTGTGCTGGGCGAGGGCGCCACCTTCACCCTCGCGCTCCCCCTCACGCCTGGGGAGAGCGCCGCTCAGGACTCCTCGGAGGAGCCGTCCGAAGCGGATTCCGCCACGCGGGACACATAG
- a CDS encoding BatA domain-containing protein — MTFGNPWMLLGALGALIPVLVHLFDRRRPRPHPFPTMAFVLRSQKRTASRLKLKRLLLYALRTLVLLAIPLALARPELRQDAAAAAAAAKGPAATAVVLDASLSMRWTEGTSLFERGRDEARDALSDLLPEEPSTVLLCTATPSAPPPLGFDRARLRGMIDEAKPTYGPADLGRCMDLAARALEENPMPGKRLVLISDMAASAFRLEAPPPTVKGPTGAAVRPEVVLRNVAEGREVLPNHALVDLKVEPALQAGPRAFQFTFTVKNHGPEALKDLEAAVRTGETVLAKGFVDVPANGTAQKTLTVRFAQGGTVEGSVTLAPDALPEDDRRGFVLPVPRALKALVVNGAPHATRYRDEAFFVEAALSAPGSPVEVSVRDTEAGLREDFSTYDVVLLLNVPAPGPDEAQRLAAFVEAGGGLFVSMGDRVDPEAYNSRLGALLPRPLRLVRTSAEREDPDAETKSAKLAKMEVEHPLFAPFTGRAEEGLVGARFYRYMLLEADSPSTPGATQVLATYEDGAPAVAVARRGKGRVALFTSTVDRDWSDFSIRTSFLPLMQRFAAYLTGSLEERQEQRVRVGESAVLRPETGQTLAGVRSPEGTEVPVKTQQDGAVSVGPLAEPGTYTVLGADGKALPALAFAVTLDPAESDLTRVPEETLTAYFGEETVTTSSGEAERPKVPLWTWLIVAACAAFFLEGTLLRN, encoded by the coding sequence GTGACGTTCGGCAACCCGTGGATGCTGCTGGGAGCGCTCGGGGCACTCATTCCCGTGCTGGTGCACCTGTTCGACCGGCGCCGCCCCCGGCCGCACCCCTTCCCCACCATGGCCTTCGTGCTGCGCAGCCAGAAGCGCACCGCGAGCCGGCTCAAGCTCAAGCGGCTGCTGCTGTACGCGCTGCGCACGCTGGTGCTGCTGGCCATCCCGCTGGCCCTGGCGCGGCCGGAGCTGCGGCAGGACGCGGCCGCGGCGGCCGCGGCGGCCAAGGGCCCGGCGGCCACGGCGGTGGTGCTGGATGCGTCGCTCTCCATGCGGTGGACGGAGGGCACCTCGCTGTTCGAGCGCGGACGGGACGAAGCGCGCGATGCGCTCAGTGACTTGCTGCCCGAGGAGCCCTCCACGGTGCTCCTGTGCACGGCGACGCCCTCGGCGCCCCCGCCGCTGGGCTTCGACCGGGCGCGGCTCCGGGGAATGATCGACGAGGCGAAGCCCACCTACGGCCCGGCGGACCTGGGGCGCTGCATGGACCTGGCGGCGCGGGCGCTGGAGGAGAACCCGATGCCAGGCAAGCGCCTGGTGCTCATCTCGGACATGGCGGCCTCGGCCTTCCGGCTGGAGGCCCCACCCCCCACGGTGAAGGGCCCCACGGGCGCGGCGGTGCGCCCCGAGGTGGTGCTGCGCAACGTGGCGGAAGGCCGGGAAGTGTTGCCCAACCACGCCCTGGTGGACCTCAAGGTGGAGCCCGCCCTGCAAGCGGGCCCCCGCGCCTTCCAGTTCACCTTCACGGTGAAGAACCATGGCCCGGAGGCCCTGAAGGACCTGGAGGCGGCGGTGCGCACGGGAGAGACCGTGCTGGCCAAGGGCTTCGTGGACGTGCCGGCCAACGGCACCGCGCAGAAGACGCTCACGGTGCGCTTTGCCCAAGGCGGCACGGTGGAGGGCTCGGTGACGCTGGCGCCGGACGCCCTGCCCGAGGACGACCGGCGCGGCTTCGTGCTGCCCGTGCCCCGGGCGCTCAAGGCGCTGGTGGTGAACGGCGCCCCCCACGCCACCCGCTACCGGGATGAGGCCTTCTTCGTGGAGGCGGCCCTGAGCGCCCCGGGCTCGCCCGTGGAGGTGTCGGTGCGCGACACCGAGGCGGGGCTTCGCGAGGATTTCTCCACCTATGACGTGGTGCTGCTGCTCAACGTGCCCGCGCCGGGCCCGGACGAGGCCCAGCGCCTCGCCGCGTTCGTGGAGGCAGGCGGTGGCCTCTTCGTGAGCATGGGAGACCGGGTGGACCCGGAGGCCTACAACAGCCGGCTGGGGGCGCTGCTGCCCCGTCCGCTGCGACTGGTGCGCACCAGCGCCGAGCGGGAGGATCCGGACGCGGAGACGAAGTCCGCGAAGCTGGCGAAGATGGAGGTGGAGCACCCGCTCTTCGCCCCCTTCACCGGCCGTGCCGAAGAGGGCTTGGTCGGCGCGCGCTTCTACCGGTACATGCTGCTGGAGGCGGACAGCCCGTCCACTCCTGGCGCCACCCAGGTGCTGGCCACCTATGAGGACGGCGCGCCCGCGGTGGCGGTGGCCCGGCGGGGCAAGGGGCGCGTGGCCCTCTTCACCAGCACCGTGGACCGGGACTGGAGTGACTTCTCCATCCGCACCAGCTTCCTGCCCCTGATGCAGCGCTTCGCCGCGTACCTCACCGGCTCGCTCGAAGAGCGCCAGGAGCAGCGCGTGCGCGTGGGGGAGAGCGCCGTGCTGCGGCCGGAGACTGGGCAGACCCTCGCCGGGGTGCGCTCGCCCGAAGGCACGGAGGTGCCCGTGAAGACGCAGCAGGATGGGGCGGTGTCCGTGGGCCCGCTGGCCGAGCCCGGCACGTACACGGTGCTGGGGGCCGATGGAAAGGCGCTGCCCGCGCTCGCCTTCGCGGTGACGTTGGATCCGGCGGAGAGCGACCTGACCCGCGTCCCCGAGGAGACGCTCACCGCCTACTTCGGAGAAGAGACGGTGACCACCTCCAGCGGGGAGGCGGAGCGGCCCAAGGTCCCCCTGTGGACCTGGCTCATCGTCGCCGCCTGCGCGGCCTTCTTCCTGGAGGGCACGCTGCTGCGCAACTAG